A region of Malaciobacter marinus DNA encodes the following proteins:
- the nhaD gene encoding sodium:proton antiporter NhaD yields the protein MFKIFIILILCVFNVAYATNTEQINLVDTWVGITTLGVFIVGYYVIANEEKYDVDKSLPALFVGIFTFLLIAVYFILNGLDIKLVHEEAENVILEIAEIFFFLFVAMTYIESLIYMGVFDKLKYNLVSKGFTYKKLFWATGFIAFFLSPIADNLTTALILSTVLITIEKQKKEFLVPGAINIVVAANAGGAWSPFGDITTLMVWSSGKGDFLDFIYLFPASIVGYLITAFLLSLVVPNTKPEFDANIPIPKMKEGAKAIIILGILTIVMAVVSHQVLDFPAMWGMMGGLVLLKIYSYKLKKEYGSEHFDIFQSMSKIENNTLMFFFGILAAVGALYFVGWLTLASVIYEPNYLGATYSNIAVGFLSAIVDNVPVMSAILKANPNMDHANWLLVTLTAGIGGSLISFGSAAGVGVMGKLKGIYTFNSHMKYAWMILIGYFVSIAIWYVQFDILKFY from the coding sequence ATGTTTAAAATTTTTATAATTTTAATATTGTGTGTGTTTAATGTTGCATATGCAACTAATACGGAACAAATAAATTTAGTCGATACTTGGGTTGGTATAACAACTCTTGGTGTTTTTATTGTTGGATATTATGTGATTGCAAATGAAGAAAAATATGATGTAGATAAATCACTTCCTGCACTTTTTGTTGGGATATTTACATTTTTATTGATTGCAGTTTATTTTATACTAAATGGTTTAGATATAAAGCTCGTACATGAAGAAGCTGAAAATGTTATTCTTGAAATTGCAGAGATATTTTTCTTTTTATTTGTAGCAATGACATATATTGAATCTTTAATTTATATGGGTGTTTTTGATAAGTTAAAATATAATCTTGTATCAAAAGGATTTACTTATAAAAAACTTTTTTGGGCAACAGGTTTTATTGCTTTTTTCTTATCTCCAATTGCTGATAATTTAACAACAGCGCTTATTTTATCAACTGTTTTAATAACTATTGAAAAACAAAAAAAAGAGTTTTTAGTTCCAGGAGCTATAAATATAGTAGTTGCTGCAAATGCAGGAGGTGCATGGTCGCCTTTTGGTGATATTACTACACTTATGGTATGGAGTTCAGGAAAAGGTGATTTCTTAGACTTTATTTATCTATTTCCAGCTTCAATTGTAGGGTATTTGATTACTGCTTTTTTACTCTCTCTTGTTGTACCAAATACAAAACCAGAATTTGATGCAAATATACCTATTCCTAAGATGAAAGAGGGTGCAAAAGCTATAATAATACTTGGAATTTTAACAATTGTTATGGCAGTAGTTTCTCATCAAGTTTTAGATTTTCCAGCTATGTGGGGAATGATGGGTGGATTGGTTTTATTGAAAATATATTCATATAAACTAAAAAAAGAGTATGGAAGTGAGCATTTTGATATATTTCAATCTATGTCAAAAATAGAAAATAATACACTTATGTTTTTCTTTGGTATTTTAGCAGCTGTTGGTGCATTGTATTTTGTTGGTTGGCTAACACTTGCTTCTGTAATTTATGAGCCAAACTATTTAGGAGCAACATATTCAAATATTGCAGTTGGTTTTTTATCAGCAATAGTTGATAATGTTCCTGTAATGTCAGCAATATTAAAAGCAAATCCAAATATGGATCATGCAAATTGGTTATTAGTTACATTAACAGCTGGAATTGGAGGTTCATTGATCTCTTTTGGAAGTGCTGCTGGAGTAGGGGTTATGGGTAAATTAAAAGGTATTTATACATTTAATAGCCATATGAAATATGCATGGATGATATTGATTGGTTATTTTGTATCTATTGCTATTTGGTATGTGCAGTTTGATATTTTGAAGTTTTATTAA
- a CDS encoding Crp/Fnr family transcriptional regulator, whose product MNINTEQIFNSLKKTLDSYYPISEKTWKEFKNICIIKEIKKNVYAFELYDKVDVFSYVYKGLFRTFSFNEKAEEYTKKFFWETKFYGPMVALLYKKPINAVVQAIEDSIVIDIKHNEYRKLLEKYDDLKYFHIFYLEKHWVLERDDISSSLVLDNAKQRYEKFNEQFKNIIKRVPKYYIASYLGISPTHLSRIRKELKNKIN is encoded by the coding sequence ATGAACATAAATACAGAACAAATATTTAATTCACTTAAAAAAACTTTAGATTCTTATTATCCTATTTCAGAAAAAACGTGGAAAGAATTTAAAAATATATGCATAATAAAAGAAATAAAGAAAAATGTATATGCATTTGAACTCTATGATAAAGTAGATGTATTTTCATATGTATATAAAGGTTTATTTAGAACATTTTCATTTAATGAAAAAGCAGAAGAATATACAAAGAAATTTTTCTGGGAAACTAAATTTTATGGGCCAATGGTTGCCCTATTATATAAAAAACCAATAAATGCAGTAGTTCAAGCAATAGAGGATTCAATAGTTATAGATATTAAACATAATGAATATAGAAAGCTTTTAGAAAAATATGATGACTTGAAATATTTCCATATATTTTATTTAGAAAAACATTGGGTATTAGAAAGAGATGATATAAGCTCTTCTCTTGTTCTTGATAATGCTAAACAAAGGTATGAAAAATTCAATGAACAATTTAAAAATATTATAAAAAGAGTTCCTAAGTATTATATAGCATCGTATTTAGGTATTTCACCTACTCATTTAAGTCGTATCAGAAAAGAATTAAAAAATAAAATTAATTAA